A genomic region of Oncorhynchus mykiss isolate Arlee chromosome 2, USDA_OmykA_1.1, whole genome shotgun sequence contains the following coding sequences:
- the LOC110488316 gene encoding E3 ubiquitin-protein ligase RNF183-like has product MSDDRERQGADGGCGAKQPPNVKPKPDSKDSIKKEKKEKSTKVRRSMSTDSERGGESGRRRERKRDKGSRRERGRSEENRRQDRDGDDSNRKESDPQENDMEDTECVVCFCEYNNVFKTPKLLSCGHTFCLECLARINVTSLELKSLSCPVCRELTKLPHGRNLPQLGNNQDIFRKLPPEMQRALSVRFKRSKGKLVLKKPPPGTTSLAKSSLTLPTLKKQDRQASSDLQLGTMDQGLATVVDVGRPPSRVRGRLRRMFRSDQCYYTVMASIITIAVALMLMGILAFMVMPNVVLHNGSKPQQGNSSQPQAG; this is encoded by the coding sequence ATGAGTGATGACAGGGAAAGACAGGGTGCCGATGGAGGCTGCGGGGCCAAACAGCCGCCCAACGTCAAACCCAAACCTGACAGCAAAGATAGCATCAAGAAGGAGAAAAAGGAGAAATCCACCAAGGTGCGTAGGTCCATGAGCACTgactcagagagaggaggggaatctgggagaaggagggagcgaaagagagacaAAGGTTCGAGGAGAGAGCGTGGTAGAAGCGAGGAGAACAGGAGGCAAGACAGGGATGGAGATGACAGCAACCGAAAGGAGTCTGACCCCCAGGAAAATGACATGGAGGACACTGAGTGCGTGGTTTGCTTCTGCGAATACAACAACGTCTTTAAAACCCCCAAGCTGCTCTCCTGCGGGCACACCTTCTGTCTGGAGTGCCTGGCCCGGATCAACGTGACCTCCTTAGAGCTCAAGTCTCTTTCCTGCCCTGTGTGTCGAGAGCTCACCAAGCTGCCCCATGGCCGCAACCTGCCCCAGCTGGGCAACAACCAGGACATCTTCCGCAAACTCCCTCCAGAGATGCAGAGGGCGCTGTCCGTGCGCTTCAAGCGCAGCAAGGGCAAGCTGGTCCTCAAGAAGCCCCCTCCTGGTACTACTAGCCTGGCCAAGTCCAGCCTCACCCTGCCCACTCTCAAGAAGCAGGACCGACAGGCCTCCAGCGACCTCCAGCTGGGCACCATGGACCAGGGCCTCGCCACTGTCGTGGATGTGGGTCGCCCCCCTAGCAGGGTCAGAGGTCGCCTGCGCAGGATGTTCCGCTCGGACCAGTGCTACTACACCGTGATGGCGTCCATCATCACCATCGCCGTGGCGCTGATGCTGATGGGCATCCTGGCCTTCATGGTCATGCCCAATGTGGTCCTCCACAACGGCAGCAAACCGCAGCAGGGGAATTCCAGCCAACCACAGGCCGGTTAA
- the LOC110534832 gene encoding LOW QUALITY PROTEIN: pre-mRNA-splicing factor ATP-dependent RNA helicase DHX16-like (The sequence of the model RefSeq protein was modified relative to this genomic sequence to represent the inferred CDS: deleted 2 bases in 1 codon), whose amino-acid sequence MANLEQWVSDSLHDILALSDRYVAQFMIGSARKSLSAQDFVAHLKSMGTIDINQRVIAFAQELYEKIPRKQVVEKPARAIERRVMEIERKNRNYTLLSDSESDGEAVREKEKKKSKDRGDKRKHLRKREESQSSSEEETRKSCYSSFLKGPSSFSVVSWAMATRSPVRRMKRRRHLSYTKAPEADYLEACVVSVLQIYVTQPPGDCLVFLTGQEEIETCCELLQERCRRLGSKISELLVLPIYANLPSDMQAKIFSPTPPGSRKVVVATNIAETSLTIDGIIYVIDPGFCKQKSYNARTGMESLIVTPCSRASANQRAGRAGRVAAGKCFRLYTAWAFKHEMEESTVPEIQRTDLGNVVLLLKSLGINDLIHFDFMDPPPHETLVLALEQLYALDALNHLGELTKLGRRMAELPVDPMLSKMILASEQYKCSEEVLTIAAMLSVNNSIFYRPKDKVVHADNARQNFVVPGGDHMVLLNVYTQWLESGYSTQWCYENFIQFRSMKRARDVREGLMDRIEVEVCSSGGDIVPIRKAVTAGYFYHTARLSKGGYKTVKHQQTVYVHPNSSLFEEQPRWLIYHELVFTTKEFMRQVIEIDSSWLLEVAPHYYKNKELEDSSSKKMPRKQGKAKEELG is encoded by the exons ATGGCAAACCTAGAGCAATGGGTGAGCGACAGTCTGCACGACATCCTCGCCCTTAGTGACAGATATGTCGCCCAGTTCATGATCGGCTCTGCGCGTAAATCCTTGAGCGCTCAAGACTTTGTGGCCCACCTCAAGTCGATGGGCACCATCGACATTAATCAGAGAGTGATCGCCTTTGCACAGGAACTGTATGAAAAG ATTCCTCGTAAACAAGTCGTTGAAAAGCCAGCCAGAGCGATAGAGCGACGTGTCATGGAGATTGAGAGGAAGAATCGAAATTACACCCTACTGTCGGACAGCGAGAGTGACGGAGAGGcggtgagggagaaggagaagaagaaaagtAAAGACCGAGGCGATAAGAGGAAGCACCTCAGGAAAAGGGAGGAGAGTCAATCATCTAGTGAAGAGGAGACCCGTAAAAG CTGCTACTCCTCT TTTCTAAAAGGCCCTTCATCTTTCTCAGTAGTAAGCTGGGCCATGGCGACCAGAAGTCCAGTAagaaggatgaagaggaggaggcatCTCTCGTACACTAAG GCTCCTGAGGCAGACTACCTGGAGGCCTGTGTTGTGTCGGTGCTACAGATCTACGTCACACAGCCCCCCGGAGACTGTCTGGTCTTCCTCACTGGACAG GAGGAGATCGAGACTTGCTGTGAGCTGCTGCAGGAGAGATGCAGGCGTCTGGGCTCTAAGATATCTGAGCTCCTGGTGCTTCCCATCTACGCCAACCTACCTTCCGACATGCAGGCCAAGATCTTCAGCCCCACACCACCTGGCTCACGCAAG GTGGTGGTGGCCACTAACATTGCAGAGACCTCTCTAACCATCGATGGGATCATATACGTCATAGATCCAGGCTTCTGCAAGCAGAAGAGCTATAACGCCCGCACTGGGATGGAGTCTCTGATTGTcacgccttgctcaagg GCCTCAGCCAATCAGCGAGCAGGTCGTGCAGGCAGAGTGGCTGCTGGGAAGTGTTTCCGTCTCTACACTGCGTGGGCGTTTAAACACGAGATGGAGGAGTCCACCGTGCCCGAGATCCAGCGAACCGACCTGGGCAACGTAGTGCTACTGCTCAAGAGCTTGG GAATTAATGACCTTATCCACTTTGACTTCATGGACCCGCCCCCTCACGAGACCCTGGTGTTAGCTCTGGAGCAGCTGTACGCACTGGATGCACTCAACCACCTCGGAGAGCTCACCAAG TTGGGCCGCAGGATGGCTGAGCTGCCGGTGGACCCTATGCTGAGCAAGATGATCCTGGCCTCAGAACA gTATAAGTGTTCTGAGGAG GTTTTGACCATTGCTGCTATGCTGTCTGTGAACAACTCCATCTTCTACCGGCCCAAAGACAAGGTGGTTCACGCTGACAACGCCAGGCAGAACTTTGTGGTCCCCGGAGGAGACCATATGGTGCTGCTCAACGTCTACACACAG TGGCTGGAGAGTGGCTACTCCACCCAGTGGTGCTATGAGAACTTCATCCAGTTCCGCTCCATGAAGCGGGCGCGGGATGTCAGGGAGGGCCTGATGGACAGGATCGAGGTGGAGGTGTGCAGCTCAGGCGGCGACATTGTGCCCATCCGCAAG GCAGTGACGGCGGGGTACTTCTACCACACGGCGCGGCTTAGCAAGGGGGGCTACAAGACGGTGAAGCACCAGCAGACAGTCTACGTCCACCCCAACAGCTCCCTGTTCGAGGAGCAGCCCCGTTGGCTCATCTACCACGAGCTGGTCTTCACTACCAAGGAGTTCATGAGACAG GTGATTGAGATAGACAGCAGCTGGCTGCTGGAGGTGGCTCCCCACTACTACAAGAACAAGGAGCTGGAGGACAGCAGCAGTAAGAAGATGCCTCGCAAACAGGGCAAGGCCAAGGAAGAGCTGGGCTAA
- the LOC110488331 gene encoding uncharacterized protein LOC110488331 isoform X1, translating into MTNDVSKVVHTHSSFPVYATAVFSSSWLTLGKGEECLVCGGDLHGNQRRWLFGRQNKKNGQPQTPSDSLGRGSLSKSSQSSPWGSTMSLGSTVSLSSLSSPSKAMDLLSVLTHILGQPVPRGSGRGEFLCGKCVSVLERVFKFDSVISRVRVLSSERLQKLTQERDKVRQWVRSSYRQRCPQDFRMRSSTSEEDGEGMGNREGYIEMLKENMALSEYECWSEKWDACPYFRRTGKRCTMGKNCEGCDSLRVSDSAYESVCGVPRRLPFQPFSPLALSRDKSQSMPLHWSRVPSLSSSPASLTGSALSLRASSRTESIQSLDSLGCRDPFDFPDDLSLLVLRELKGIEGKPVSSPSGSKIPVLGKREGRYSGEVGETSSPEVTRVLNFGERENGGEEVDGETNDVLTELRDEFIPLHRESNTGRVHLAVRQLRGQLDQAMTRIKTLETELKHGTKTKPEANVSGPEDWLKFPQKDGGNLLLQSLGHSLLSRDRVIRECMCLIRKMCVEVGTGTDVADRLTQALTDNLKQTLSDNKLVLEALLSEVSEREKRMESELEALKKAGRDREKDLSTLNAVLQCNQDIINELRVELVEKERVQREVQKEREVWRQRDQALTAVLQEKESLLLCLKEALESSQKDMQALSDSVISQGVSGGGAEGALASQLKEKESLVIAWLQDREEHSAAMCREFSKLTTALQDYQGIVQEQQQNHSQTVSSLSKQLNDTLNDLRESGKENKEAQRAWRSEMDDKEREERKLRESLEKRDKLIEQVLLDSEERDHLLKELQQNLLNKFEPMIAVKHTL; encoded by the exons atGACTAATGACGTCAGCAAGGTAGTGCACACTCACAGCTCCTTTCCGGTGTATGCAACTGCAGTGTTCTCGAGTTCCTGGTTGACATT AGGCAAAGGTGAGGAGTGTCTGGTGTGTGGGGGTGACTTGCACGGCAACCAACGGCGATGGCTCTTTGGGCGTCAGAACAAGAAAAATGGTCAGCCTCAGACCCCATCAGACTCGCTGGGCAGGGGAAGTCTCTCCAAGTCTTCTCAAAGTAGCCCctggg GTAGCACCATGTCTCTTGGCTCCAcggtctctctctcgtccctttCCTCACCTTCTAAAGCAATGGACCTTCTCTCTGTGCTGACACACATACTAGGCCAGCCCGTACCACGGGGCAGTGGGCGGGGGGAGTTCTTGTGTGGCAaatgtgtttcagttctagagcGGGTTTTCAAGTTTGACTCTGTCATTTCCAGGGTGAGGGTCTTATCCTCTGAGAGGCTTCAGAAGTTGACCCAGGAGAGGGACAAGGTCAGGCAGTGGGTACGCAGCTCTTACCGCCAGCGATGCCCTCAGGATTTCCGGATGAGGAGCAGCACTagtgaggaggatggggagggaaTGGGAAACCGAGAGGGTTACATTGAAATGTTGAAGGAGAACATGGCCCTGTCAGAGTATGAGTGCTGGTCTGAGAAATGGGACGCATGTCCATACTTCAGGAGAACGGGGAAACGATGCACGATGGGGAAAAATTGTGAGGGATGTGATTCTCTGAGGGTGTCCGACTCCGCCTATGAGTCAGTTTGTGGGGTTCCCCGCCGCCTACCCTTCCAACCCTTTTCCCCCTTGGCTCTATCGCGGGATAAGTCGCAGAGCATGCCTCTTCATTGGTCGAGAGTGCCGTCGCTAAGCTCTAGCCCAGCGTCATTGACTGGATCCGCTCTCTCCTTACGAGCATCCTCTCGCACTGAGTCCATCCAATCGCTGGACTCGCTGGGTTGCCGTGATCCATTTGATTTTCCAGATGATTTGTCACTCCTGGTCCTCAGAGAATTGAAAGGTATTGAAGGAAAGCCTGTCAGTTCACCTTCGGGGAGTAAGATTCCCGTTTTGGGTAAGAGGGAAGGGCGATATTCAGGAGAGGTGGGTGAGACATCCTCCCCTGAGGTAACAAGGGTGCTGAATTTTGGAGAGcgggagaatggaggagaggaagtggatgGAGAGACAAATGACGTTCTGACTGAATTGAGGGACGAGTTTATTCCACTACACAGAGAA AGTAATACAGGCCGAGTGCACCTTGCAGTCAGACAGTTGAGAGGACAGCTTGATCAAGCCATGACACGCATCAAGACCCTAGAAACTGAGCTTAAACACGGGACCAAAACCAAACCAGAAGCTAATGTCAGTGGACCAGAGGATTGGCTTAAG TTTCCGCAGAAGGACGGGGGAAACTTGCTACTGCAGAGTTTGGGGCATTCGTTGCTCAGCAGAGATAGAGTTATCCGG gaGTGCATGTGTCTGATCAGGAAGATGTGTGTTGAGGTGGGGACAGGGACTGATGTGGCTGACAGGCTAACACAGGCactcactgacaatctgaaacaAACTCTCTCCGACAATAAG CTAGTCCTGGAGGCTCTGCTCTCTGAggtgagtgagagggagaagaggatggagagCGAGCTGGAGGCACTGAAGAAGGCTGGGAGAGACCGGGAGAAAGACCTCTCCACACTCAACGCTGTGCTCCAATGTAACCAGGACATCATCAAT GAACTGAGAGTGGAGCTGGTTGAGAAGGAGCGAGTGCAGCGGGAGGTGCAGAAGGAGAGGGAAGTGTGGAGACAGCGGGACCAGGCCCTCACAGCAGtcctacaggagaaagagtcactTCTCCTCTGCCTGAAGGAGGCACTAGAGAGCTCTCAGAAAGACATGCAG GCACTGTCTGACTCTGTGATTAGCCAAGGGGTGTCAGGAGGCGGGGCTGAGGGGGCTCTGGCCTCTCagttgaaggagaaggagagcctAGTGATAGCCTggttacaggacagagaggagcacAGCGCCGCCATGTGCAGGGAGTTCTCCAAGCTCACCACCGCCCTGCAGGACTATCAGGGTATAGTGCAG GAGCAACAGCAGAATCATAGTCAGACGGTGTCTTCGCTGTCAAAGCAACTCAACGACACACTCAATGACCTGAGGGAGAGCGGGAAGGAGAACAAGGAGGCACAGCGAGCCTGGCGGAGTGAAATGGAtgacaaagagagggaggagaggaaattgAGGGAGAGCCTGGAGAAGAGAGACAAACTCATTGAG CAAGTTCTCCTGGATTCCGAAGAACGGGATCATCTACTCAAAGAACTTCAACAGAACCTGCTGAACAAATTTGAACCCATGATTGCTGTAAAACACACATTATGA
- the LOC110488331 gene encoding uncharacterized protein LOC110488331 isoform X2 — protein sequence MSSRGKGEECLVCGGDLHGNQRRWLFGRQNKKNGQPQTPSDSLGRGSLSKSSQSSPWGSTMSLGSTVSLSSLSSPSKAMDLLSVLTHILGQPVPRGSGRGEFLCGKCVSVLERVFKFDSVISRVRVLSSERLQKLTQERDKVRQWVRSSYRQRCPQDFRMRSSTSEEDGEGMGNREGYIEMLKENMALSEYECWSEKWDACPYFRRTGKRCTMGKNCEGCDSLRVSDSAYESVCGVPRRLPFQPFSPLALSRDKSQSMPLHWSRVPSLSSSPASLTGSALSLRASSRTESIQSLDSLGCRDPFDFPDDLSLLVLRELKGIEGKPVSSPSGSKIPVLGKREGRYSGEVGETSSPEVTRVLNFGERENGGEEVDGETNDVLTELRDEFIPLHRESNTGRVHLAVRQLRGQLDQAMTRIKTLETELKHGTKTKPEANVSGPEDWLKFPQKDGGNLLLQSLGHSLLSRDRVIRECMCLIRKMCVEVGTGTDVADRLTQALTDNLKQTLSDNKLVLEALLSEVSEREKRMESELEALKKAGRDREKDLSTLNAVLQCNQDIINELRVELVEKERVQREVQKEREVWRQRDQALTAVLQEKESLLLCLKEALESSQKDMQALSDSVISQGVSGGGAEGALASQLKEKESLVIAWLQDREEHSAAMCREFSKLTTALQDYQGIVQEQQQNHSQTVSSLSKQLNDTLNDLRESGKENKEAQRAWRSEMDDKEREERKLRESLEKRDKLIEQVLLDSEERDHLLKELQQNLLNKFEPMIAVKHTL from the exons ATGTCCTCCAGAGGCAAAGGTGAGGAGTGTCTGGTGTGTGGGGGTGACTTGCACGGCAACCAACGGCGATGGCTCTTTGGGCGTCAGAACAAGAAAAATGGTCAGCCTCAGACCCCATCAGACTCGCTGGGCAGGGGAAGTCTCTCCAAGTCTTCTCAAAGTAGCCCctggg GTAGCACCATGTCTCTTGGCTCCAcggtctctctctcgtccctttCCTCACCTTCTAAAGCAATGGACCTTCTCTCTGTGCTGACACACATACTAGGCCAGCCCGTACCACGGGGCAGTGGGCGGGGGGAGTTCTTGTGTGGCAaatgtgtttcagttctagagcGGGTTTTCAAGTTTGACTCTGTCATTTCCAGGGTGAGGGTCTTATCCTCTGAGAGGCTTCAGAAGTTGACCCAGGAGAGGGACAAGGTCAGGCAGTGGGTACGCAGCTCTTACCGCCAGCGATGCCCTCAGGATTTCCGGATGAGGAGCAGCACTagtgaggaggatggggagggaaTGGGAAACCGAGAGGGTTACATTGAAATGTTGAAGGAGAACATGGCCCTGTCAGAGTATGAGTGCTGGTCTGAGAAATGGGACGCATGTCCATACTTCAGGAGAACGGGGAAACGATGCACGATGGGGAAAAATTGTGAGGGATGTGATTCTCTGAGGGTGTCCGACTCCGCCTATGAGTCAGTTTGTGGGGTTCCCCGCCGCCTACCCTTCCAACCCTTTTCCCCCTTGGCTCTATCGCGGGATAAGTCGCAGAGCATGCCTCTTCATTGGTCGAGAGTGCCGTCGCTAAGCTCTAGCCCAGCGTCATTGACTGGATCCGCTCTCTCCTTACGAGCATCCTCTCGCACTGAGTCCATCCAATCGCTGGACTCGCTGGGTTGCCGTGATCCATTTGATTTTCCAGATGATTTGTCACTCCTGGTCCTCAGAGAATTGAAAGGTATTGAAGGAAAGCCTGTCAGTTCACCTTCGGGGAGTAAGATTCCCGTTTTGGGTAAGAGGGAAGGGCGATATTCAGGAGAGGTGGGTGAGACATCCTCCCCTGAGGTAACAAGGGTGCTGAATTTTGGAGAGcgggagaatggaggagaggaagtggatgGAGAGACAAATGACGTTCTGACTGAATTGAGGGACGAGTTTATTCCACTACACAGAGAA AGTAATACAGGCCGAGTGCACCTTGCAGTCAGACAGTTGAGAGGACAGCTTGATCAAGCCATGACACGCATCAAGACCCTAGAAACTGAGCTTAAACACGGGACCAAAACCAAACCAGAAGCTAATGTCAGTGGACCAGAGGATTGGCTTAAG TTTCCGCAGAAGGACGGGGGAAACTTGCTACTGCAGAGTTTGGGGCATTCGTTGCTCAGCAGAGATAGAGTTATCCGG gaGTGCATGTGTCTGATCAGGAAGATGTGTGTTGAGGTGGGGACAGGGACTGATGTGGCTGACAGGCTAACACAGGCactcactgacaatctgaaacaAACTCTCTCCGACAATAAG CTAGTCCTGGAGGCTCTGCTCTCTGAggtgagtgagagggagaagaggatggagagCGAGCTGGAGGCACTGAAGAAGGCTGGGAGAGACCGGGAGAAAGACCTCTCCACACTCAACGCTGTGCTCCAATGTAACCAGGACATCATCAAT GAACTGAGAGTGGAGCTGGTTGAGAAGGAGCGAGTGCAGCGGGAGGTGCAGAAGGAGAGGGAAGTGTGGAGACAGCGGGACCAGGCCCTCACAGCAGtcctacaggagaaagagtcactTCTCCTCTGCCTGAAGGAGGCACTAGAGAGCTCTCAGAAAGACATGCAG GCACTGTCTGACTCTGTGATTAGCCAAGGGGTGTCAGGAGGCGGGGCTGAGGGGGCTCTGGCCTCTCagttgaaggagaaggagagcctAGTGATAGCCTggttacaggacagagaggagcacAGCGCCGCCATGTGCAGGGAGTTCTCCAAGCTCACCACCGCCCTGCAGGACTATCAGGGTATAGTGCAG GAGCAACAGCAGAATCATAGTCAGACGGTGTCTTCGCTGTCAAAGCAACTCAACGACACACTCAATGACCTGAGGGAGAGCGGGAAGGAGAACAAGGAGGCACAGCGAGCCTGGCGGAGTGAAATGGAtgacaaagagagggaggagaggaaattgAGGGAGAGCCTGGAGAAGAGAGACAAACTCATTGAG CAAGTTCTCCTGGATTCCGAAGAACGGGATCATCTACTCAAAGAACTTCAACAGAACCTGCTGAACAAATTTGAACCCATGATTGCTGTAAAACACACATTATGA
- the LOC110488331 gene encoding uncharacterized protein LOC110488331 isoform X3 — protein MSLGSTVSLSSLSSPSKAMDLLSVLTHILGQPVPRGSGRGEFLCGKCVSVLERVFKFDSVISRVRVLSSERLQKLTQERDKVRQWVRSSYRQRCPQDFRMRSSTSEEDGEGMGNREGYIEMLKENMALSEYECWSEKWDACPYFRRTGKRCTMGKNCEGCDSLRVSDSAYESVCGVPRRLPFQPFSPLALSRDKSQSMPLHWSRVPSLSSSPASLTGSALSLRASSRTESIQSLDSLGCRDPFDFPDDLSLLVLRELKGIEGKPVSSPSGSKIPVLGKREGRYSGEVGETSSPEVTRVLNFGERENGGEEVDGETNDVLTELRDEFIPLHRESNTGRVHLAVRQLRGQLDQAMTRIKTLETELKHGTKTKPEANVSGPEDWLKFPQKDGGNLLLQSLGHSLLSRDRVIRECMCLIRKMCVEVGTGTDVADRLTQALTDNLKQTLSDNKLVLEALLSEVSEREKRMESELEALKKAGRDREKDLSTLNAVLQCNQDIINELRVELVEKERVQREVQKEREVWRQRDQALTAVLQEKESLLLCLKEALESSQKDMQALSDSVISQGVSGGGAEGALASQLKEKESLVIAWLQDREEHSAAMCREFSKLTTALQDYQGIVQEQQQNHSQTVSSLSKQLNDTLNDLRESGKENKEAQRAWRSEMDDKEREERKLRESLEKRDKLIEQVLLDSEERDHLLKELQQNLLNKFEPMIAVKHTL, from the exons ATGTCTCTTGGCTCCAcggtctctctctcgtccctttCCTCACCTTCTAAAGCAATGGACCTTCTCTCTGTGCTGACACACATACTAGGCCAGCCCGTACCACGGGGCAGTGGGCGGGGGGAGTTCTTGTGTGGCAaatgtgtttcagttctagagcGGGTTTTCAAGTTTGACTCTGTCATTTCCAGGGTGAGGGTCTTATCCTCTGAGAGGCTTCAGAAGTTGACCCAGGAGAGGGACAAGGTCAGGCAGTGGGTACGCAGCTCTTACCGCCAGCGATGCCCTCAGGATTTCCGGATGAGGAGCAGCACTagtgaggaggatggggagggaaTGGGAAACCGAGAGGGTTACATTGAAATGTTGAAGGAGAACATGGCCCTGTCAGAGTATGAGTGCTGGTCTGAGAAATGGGACGCATGTCCATACTTCAGGAGAACGGGGAAACGATGCACGATGGGGAAAAATTGTGAGGGATGTGATTCTCTGAGGGTGTCCGACTCCGCCTATGAGTCAGTTTGTGGGGTTCCCCGCCGCCTACCCTTCCAACCCTTTTCCCCCTTGGCTCTATCGCGGGATAAGTCGCAGAGCATGCCTCTTCATTGGTCGAGAGTGCCGTCGCTAAGCTCTAGCCCAGCGTCATTGACTGGATCCGCTCTCTCCTTACGAGCATCCTCTCGCACTGAGTCCATCCAATCGCTGGACTCGCTGGGTTGCCGTGATCCATTTGATTTTCCAGATGATTTGTCACTCCTGGTCCTCAGAGAATTGAAAGGTATTGAAGGAAAGCCTGTCAGTTCACCTTCGGGGAGTAAGATTCCCGTTTTGGGTAAGAGGGAAGGGCGATATTCAGGAGAGGTGGGTGAGACATCCTCCCCTGAGGTAACAAGGGTGCTGAATTTTGGAGAGcgggagaatggaggagaggaagtggatgGAGAGACAAATGACGTTCTGACTGAATTGAGGGACGAGTTTATTCCACTACACAGAGAA AGTAATACAGGCCGAGTGCACCTTGCAGTCAGACAGTTGAGAGGACAGCTTGATCAAGCCATGACACGCATCAAGACCCTAGAAACTGAGCTTAAACACGGGACCAAAACCAAACCAGAAGCTAATGTCAGTGGACCAGAGGATTGGCTTAAG TTTCCGCAGAAGGACGGGGGAAACTTGCTACTGCAGAGTTTGGGGCATTCGTTGCTCAGCAGAGATAGAGTTATCCGG gaGTGCATGTGTCTGATCAGGAAGATGTGTGTTGAGGTGGGGACAGGGACTGATGTGGCTGACAGGCTAACACAGGCactcactgacaatctgaaacaAACTCTCTCCGACAATAAG CTAGTCCTGGAGGCTCTGCTCTCTGAggtgagtgagagggagaagaggatggagagCGAGCTGGAGGCACTGAAGAAGGCTGGGAGAGACCGGGAGAAAGACCTCTCCACACTCAACGCTGTGCTCCAATGTAACCAGGACATCATCAAT GAACTGAGAGTGGAGCTGGTTGAGAAGGAGCGAGTGCAGCGGGAGGTGCAGAAGGAGAGGGAAGTGTGGAGACAGCGGGACCAGGCCCTCACAGCAGtcctacaggagaaagagtcactTCTCCTCTGCCTGAAGGAGGCACTAGAGAGCTCTCAGAAAGACATGCAG GCACTGTCTGACTCTGTGATTAGCCAAGGGGTGTCAGGAGGCGGGGCTGAGGGGGCTCTGGCCTCTCagttgaaggagaaggagagcctAGTGATAGCCTggttacaggacagagaggagcacAGCGCCGCCATGTGCAGGGAGTTCTCCAAGCTCACCACCGCCCTGCAGGACTATCAGGGTATAGTGCAG GAGCAACAGCAGAATCATAGTCAGACGGTGTCTTCGCTGTCAAAGCAACTCAACGACACACTCAATGACCTGAGGGAGAGCGGGAAGGAGAACAAGGAGGCACAGCGAGCCTGGCGGAGTGAAATGGAtgacaaagagagggaggagaggaaattgAGGGAGAGCCTGGAGAAGAGAGACAAACTCATTGAG CAAGTTCTCCTGGATTCCGAAGAACGGGATCATCTACTCAAAGAACTTCAACAGAACCTGCTGAACAAATTTGAACCCATGATTGCTGTAAAACACACATTATGA